One region of Azoarcus sp. CIB genomic DNA includes:
- a CDS encoding NUDIX hydrolase, which yields MDRVWKPNVTVASVIERDGRFLVVEEETADGLRFNQPAGHLEAGESLVEAAARETLEETAHRFVPEYVVGIYQWPVPQGEITYLRFTFGGTAGAEETGRELDAGIVRALWLTRDELLECRARHRNPLVLQCVDDWIAGRRYALDLIRHYPG from the coding sequence ATGGACAGAGTGTGGAAGCCGAATGTCACGGTGGCATCGGTGATCGAACGCGACGGACGTTTCCTGGTGGTCGAGGAAGAGACGGCCGACGGACTGCGTTTCAATCAGCCGGCCGGCCACCTCGAGGCGGGTGAGTCGCTGGTGGAGGCGGCGGCGCGCGAGACGCTGGAGGAAACGGCGCACCGCTTCGTGCCCGAGTATGTGGTCGGGATCTATCAGTGGCCCGTGCCTCAGGGTGAAATCACCTATCTGCGTTTCACCTTCGGCGGCACGGCCGGTGCGGAGGAGACAGGGCGCGAGCTCGATGCCGGCATCGTGCGGGCGTTGTGGCTGACGCGCGACGAACTGCTGGAGTGCCGCGCGCGGCATCGCAATCCGCTGGTGCTGCAGTGCGTCGATGACTGGATTGCGGGACGCCGCTACGCGCTCGACCTGATTCGGCATTATCCAGGCTGA
- the mnmA gene encoding tRNA 2-thiouridine(34) synthase MnmA, protein MKVVVGMSGGVDSSVTALLLKQQGYQVTGLFMKNWEDDDDDEYCSTRQDLVDVASVCDVIGIDLEVVNFSAEYKDRVFADFLREYEAGRTPNPDILCNSEIKFRCFLDHAMQLGADKIATGHYAGVREWVNDGRAEYQLLKAEDGTKDQSYFLYRLTQAQLAKTLFPLGSLYKREVRRIAADAGLHVAEKKDSTGICFIGERPFREFLMRYLPTKPGEIRNLDDGRVLGEHQGLMYHTIGQRKGLHIGGIKGKQDEAGEHDAWYVAAKDVKANVLYVVQGHEHPALLKSSLTATELNWISGRDPHTHWVYTAKPRYRTPDMPCEIDALRDALSAAPGDRRAEIVFAQPQWALTPGQSVVVYESKVCLGGGVIV, encoded by the coding sequence ATGAAGGTGGTTGTCGGCATGTCCGGCGGCGTCGATTCCTCGGTGACCGCGCTGCTGCTGAAACAGCAGGGCTATCAGGTGACCGGCCTGTTCATGAAGAACTGGGAAGACGATGACGACGACGAGTACTGCTCGACGCGTCAGGATCTCGTCGACGTCGCGTCGGTGTGCGACGTGATCGGCATCGATCTCGAGGTCGTGAATTTCTCGGCCGAGTACAAGGACCGCGTGTTCGCCGATTTCCTGCGCGAATACGAGGCGGGGCGCACGCCGAACCCGGACATCCTGTGCAACTCGGAGATCAAGTTCCGCTGCTTCCTCGATCATGCGATGCAGCTTGGGGCGGACAAGATCGCGACCGGGCACTACGCGGGCGTGCGCGAGTGGGTCAATGACGGGCGCGCCGAATACCAGCTGCTGAAGGCCGAGGACGGCACCAAGGACCAGAGCTACTTCCTCTACCGCCTGACGCAGGCGCAGCTCGCGAAGACGCTGTTTCCGCTGGGCAGCCTGTACAAGCGCGAGGTGCGCAGGATCGCGGCCGATGCCGGCCTGCATGTCGCCGAGAAGAAGGATTCGACGGGCATCTGCTTCATCGGCGAGCGGCCGTTCCGCGAGTTCCTGATGCGCTATCTGCCGACGAAGCCGGGCGAGATCCGCAACCTCGACGACGGGCGCGTGCTCGGCGAGCATCAGGGGCTGATGTACCACACCATCGGCCAGAGGAAGGGCCTGCACATCGGCGGCATCAAGGGCAAGCAGGACGAGGCGGGCGAGCACGACGCGTGGTATGTCGCCGCGAAGGACGTGAAGGCGAACGTGCTCTACGTCGTGCAGGGACACGAGCATCCGGCGCTGCTGAAGAGCAGCCTGACGGCGACGGAACTCAACTGGATTTCGGGGCGCGATCCGCACACCCACTGGGTGTATACGGCCAAGCCGCGCTACCGCACCCCGGACATGCCGTGCGAAATTGATGCGCTGAGGGACGCACTGAGTGCCGCGCCGGGCGACCGCCGTGCCGAGATCGTGTTCGCCCAGCCGCAGTGGGCGCTGACGCCGGGGCAGAGTGTGGTGGTGTACGAATCGAAGGTGTGCCTGGGCGGCGGCGTGATCGTCTGA
- a CDS encoding histidine phosphatase family protein, protein MDLLLWRHAEAVDGSPDHTRELTERGRRQAQRMAAWLAERRPKRLRVLVSPTVRTRQTASAFADRFEIVPSLGPEGSVADLLAATGWPDSAGPCLVVGHQPVLGRMAALLLAGVEADWTIKKGALWWFSNRVREGETQTVLRAVVPPDLA, encoded by the coding sequence ATGGACCTGTTGCTGTGGCGCCATGCCGAAGCGGTCGACGGCAGTCCCGACCACACGCGCGAACTCACCGAGCGCGGCCGGCGCCAGGCGCAGCGCATGGCCGCCTGGCTGGCAGAGCGCCGCCCCAAGCGCCTGCGCGTGCTCGTCAGCCCGACCGTGCGCACCCGCCAGACCGCAAGCGCCTTCGCCGACCGCTTCGAGATCGTCCCCTCGCTGGGGCCCGAAGGCAGCGTCGCCGACCTGCTCGCCGCCACCGGCTGGCCCGACTCCGCCGGACCCTGCCTCGTCGTCGGCCATCAACCCGTGCTCGGCCGCATGGCCGCCCTGCTGCTCGCGGGCGTGGAAGCCGACTGGACGATCAAGAAGGGCGCCCTGTGGTGGTTCAGCAACCGCGTGCGCGAGGGCGAAACCCAGACCGTGCTGCGTGCCGTCGTCCCCCCCGACCTCGCCTGA